From the genome of Streptomyces sp. V1I1, one region includes:
- a CDS encoding Asp23/Gls24 family envelope stress response protein, with protein sequence MTDTGQQNRPDNSSTESEGDSARKNVGAKRGGDPGTRGRTTIADGVVEKIAGMAARDVVGVHAMGSGVSRAFGAARERVPGTTKSVSRGVKVEVGETQTAIDLEIVIDYGVSITDVAGAVRENVISGVEWMTGLEVVEVNIAVSDVHLPDEEDEEEDQARLR encoded by the coding sequence ATGACCGATACCGGACAGCAGAACCGGCCCGATAACTCCAGCACGGAGTCCGAGGGTGACAGCGCCAGGAAGAACGTCGGTGCGAAGCGCGGCGGCGACCCCGGCACCCGGGGCCGGACCACCATCGCCGACGGCGTGGTCGAGAAGATTGCCGGAATGGCGGCCCGCGACGTGGTCGGCGTCCATGCGATGGGCAGCGGAGTCTCCCGGGCCTTCGGCGCCGCACGGGAACGTGTGCCCGGCACCACCAAGTCCGTCTCGCGCGGAGTCAAGGTCGAAGTCGGCGAGACGCAGACGGCGATCGATCTGGAGATCGTCATCGACTACGGCGTCTCGATCACAGATGTGGCGGGTGCCGTGCGGGAAAACGTCATCTCCGGCGTCGAGTGGATGACGGGCCTGGAAGTCGTGGAAGTGAACATCGCCGTCAGCGACGTGCATCTGCCCGACGAAGAGGACGAGGAGGAAGACCAGGCACGGCTCCGGTAG
- a CDS encoding YihY/virulence factor BrkB family protein, translating into MEWLTRLPVIARLMRTHVWRAFDRLATVHWARLAAAITFTSFVALFPLITVGAAIGAKLLSEDQLGKLQDKIADQAPGLSGLLDLDSLVAHAGTVGLIAGALLLVIGINWVGALRGCLRAVWEKEQDPGNPILLRLKDTGVLVGLGVVGLVAIGSSVFANSAVGWAADKVGIEGGAGRAVLFFAGLAIALLVDFLLLVYLLTRLARVHPGRRAVVVAGLIGAVGFELLKWLLTGYLQGVAAKSMYGAFAVPVAVVLWINLMARLLLFCAAWTATAVQPGETAEGEGPDPRVSSAADDAPQGAAANSGASAAPRRTAPPARGP; encoded by the coding sequence ATGGAATGGCTGACGCGGCTTCCTGTGATCGCACGGCTGATGCGTACGCACGTGTGGCGGGCGTTCGACCGGCTGGCGACGGTCCACTGGGCCCGGCTCGCCGCCGCGATCACCTTCACGAGTTTCGTCGCCCTCTTTCCGCTGATCACCGTGGGCGCGGCGATCGGCGCCAAGCTGCTGAGCGAGGACCAGCTCGGGAAGCTCCAGGACAAGATTGCCGACCAGGCGCCGGGCCTTTCCGGCCTGCTGGACCTGGACAGCCTCGTCGCGCACGCCGGGACCGTCGGGCTCATCGCGGGCGCGCTGCTGCTCGTGATCGGCATCAACTGGGTCGGCGCTCTGCGCGGGTGCCTGCGCGCGGTGTGGGAGAAGGAACAGGACCCGGGAAATCCGATCCTGCTCAGGCTCAAGGACACCGGGGTGCTGGTCGGTCTCGGCGTGGTCGGGCTGGTCGCGATCGGCAGTTCGGTCTTCGCGAACAGTGCGGTTGGCTGGGCTGCCGACAAGGTCGGGATCGAGGGCGGTGCGGGACGGGCGGTGCTGTTCTTCGCCGGCTTGGCCATCGCCCTGCTCGTCGACTTCCTGCTGCTGGTCTACCTGCTCACCCGGCTGGCGCGGGTGCATCCCGGCCGGCGTGCGGTCGTGGTGGCCGGCCTGATCGGTGCGGTCGGCTTCGAGCTGCTCAAGTGGTTGCTGACCGGCTATCTGCAGGGCGTCGCGGCGAAGAGCATGTACGGCGCCTTCGCTGTGCCGGTCGCCGTCGTTCTGTGGATCAACCTCATGGCCAGGCTGCTGCTGTTCTGCGCCGCTTGGACGGCGACGGCGGTGCAGCCCGGTGAAACTGCCGAGGGTGAGGGCCCGGATCCGAGGGTCAGCTCCGCAGCCGACGACGCACCACAGGGGGCGGCGGCCAACAGCGGCGCATCAGCAGCACCGCGCCGCACGGCGCCTCCAGCGCGCGGCCCGTAA
- a CDS encoding serine/threonine-protein kinase produces MTAGEAHGGELTGKVLGGRYRVTSMIGRGGMGVVARAVDELLNREVAVKVLRAFTDTSAAELADVRARMQREAQAAARIRHSGVVTVHDVTEEQGLPVIVMELVDGPSLDDVLMERGTLEPHEAAAIGAKLMDALDAAHRAGVLHRDVKPGNVLIEHGGRVVLTDFGIASMEASGDDAMAKLTQSGQLVGSLDYLPPERAQGREPSPASDIWSLGMTLYAAVEGTSPFRRTSAWSTLSAIVTEPLPDPRRAGPLTPVLQALMAKEPENRPTAEQARGMLERVASGGTVHLASAAPTPTPAPTVGPGAAAAAAPAPGFGPPLFPQPAPQSEPPHAGYAQPDLPPTLPQHGAPVAGHAGVPAPETSRTAARRARRRSNRTVVAAAAAVVLLAAGAGITYALTSQQGGTTTDGAQATPPGVSTDSPWPTGGSIPSSAGSPGTSSKPSTSEEPDGHEDEELGPTKKPGVEGDKPTESPSASPETKPSPTVKEPTPVSTACTGWGHENRSDGYGYLAETSHLYTGPYAECQYVTVVKTGVKLYYHCYITNAYGNKWIYARIDGTNTEGWAHSTKLTKESGTLPRC; encoded by the coding sequence GTGACCGCGGGGGAAGCGCATGGCGGAGAGCTGACGGGCAAGGTACTCGGCGGGCGTTACCGGGTGACCTCCATGATCGGGCGCGGCGGCATGGGAGTGGTCGCCCGGGCGGTGGACGAACTCCTGAACCGAGAGGTCGCCGTCAAGGTCCTGCGGGCTTTCACCGACACCTCCGCAGCCGAACTGGCCGACGTGCGGGCCCGGATGCAGCGGGAGGCGCAGGCCGCCGCCCGTATCCGGCACAGCGGCGTGGTCACCGTGCACGACGTGACGGAGGAGCAGGGCCTCCCGGTCATCGTCATGGAACTCGTCGACGGGCCCTCGCTCGACGACGTGCTGATGGAGCGCGGCACACTGGAGCCGCACGAAGCCGCCGCGATCGGCGCCAAGCTGATGGACGCGCTCGACGCCGCGCACCGGGCCGGCGTACTCCACCGGGACGTCAAGCCGGGAAACGTGCTGATCGAGCACGGCGGCAGGGTCGTACTCACCGATTTCGGCATCGCCAGCATGGAAGCCTCCGGCGACGACGCCATGGCCAAGCTGACCCAGAGCGGTCAACTCGTCGGTTCCCTCGACTATTTGCCGCCGGAGCGCGCGCAGGGCAGGGAGCCCAGTCCCGCGTCGGACATCTGGTCGCTCGGCATGACGCTCTACGCGGCCGTGGAGGGCACTTCGCCGTTCCGCCGCACGTCCGCGTGGTCCACCCTTTCGGCGATCGTCACCGAGCCCCTGCCGGACCCCCGCCGGGCGGGACCGCTCACGCCGGTGCTCCAGGCGCTGATGGCGAAGGAGCCGGAGAACCGGCCCACCGCGGAACAGGCGCGCGGCATGCTGGAGCGCGTCGCCTCGGGCGGGACGGTGCACCTCGCATCCGCCGCTCCGACGCCGACACCCGCTCCCACGGTGGGTCCCGGGGCTGCGGCCGCCGCCGCACCGGCCCCCGGGTTCGGTCCCCCGCTGTTCCCCCAGCCCGCCCCGCAGTCTGAGCCTCCGCACGCCGGCTACGCACAGCCCGACCTGCCGCCGACGCTGCCGCAGCACGGCGCGCCGGTCGCGGGCCACGCCGGAGTCCCCGCTCCCGAGACGAGCCGGACGGCAGCCCGTCGCGCACGGCGCCGCAGCAACCGCACCGTCGTCGCGGCAGCGGCCGCCGTCGTGCTCCTCGCCGCAGGCGCCGGCATCACCTACGCTCTGACGTCCCAACAGGGCGGCACGACCACGGACGGCGCACAGGCGACGCCGCCCGGCGTCTCCACGGACAGCCCCTGGCCGACCGGGGGCAGCATCCCGTCGTCCGCCGGTTCTCCCGGAACGTCCTCGAAGCCGTCGACATCGGAGGAGCCGGACGGTCACGAGGACGAGGAGCTGGGCCCCACGAAGAAGCCCGGCGTCGAAGGCGACAAGCCGACCGAGAGCCCGTCGGCCTCCCCAGAGACCAAGCCCAGCCCGACGGTGAAGGAGCCCACCCCGGTGTCGACGGCCTGCACCGGCTGGGGCCACGAGAACCGCAGCGACGGCTACGGCTACCTGGCCGAGACGTCCCACCTCTACACCGGGCCGTACGCGGAATGCCAGTACGTGACCGTGGTCAAGACCGGTGTGAAGCTCTACTACCACTGCTACATCACCAACGCCTACGGCAACAAGTGGATCTACGCCCGTATCGATGGGACGAACACCGAAGGCTGGGCCCACAGCACCAAACTCACCAAGGAGAGCGGCACCCTGCCCCGCTGCTAG
- a CDS encoding anti-sigma factor antagonist (This anti-anti-sigma factor, or anti-sigma factor antagonist, belongs to a family that includes characterized members SpoIIAA, RsbV, RsfA, and RsfB.), with the protein MLEAQRRRYAPGAPMSHHAILPRHEGPCTECGTALKQSQTPVPVTLSVDTVGDRLVVTVSGELDLESDQVLQQTLSDALDHAAGGLELDLAGVGFCDCSALNALLRVRHRALQTSKSLILCATSPAVERLLDLTSTLPLFTTGDGAAEHLAAPSNPAYTKAADPADSAVDEKAADTATAGHHTPPSEQPPRTADSSSDNQAAEIAQLRRALQTHPAIDIARGILMASFQLTSQQSWQVLVAASQHSNIKLHLIADALLQAVDGQALPEPLAGHLAGAVQALQAHGTPGTVETSAPKAR; encoded by the coding sequence ATGCTGGAAGCCCAGAGACGACGGTATGCGCCGGGAGCTCCTATGTCCCATCACGCGATACTCCCCCGACACGAGGGGCCCTGCACCGAGTGCGGCACCGCCCTCAAGCAATCGCAGACGCCGGTACCTGTGACACTGAGCGTCGACACGGTCGGCGACCGGCTCGTCGTGACCGTGTCCGGTGAGCTCGACCTGGAGAGCGACCAGGTACTGCAGCAGACGCTGAGCGACGCGCTGGACCACGCTGCGGGCGGCCTGGAACTGGATCTCGCAGGGGTCGGCTTCTGTGACTGCTCCGCCCTCAACGCCCTGCTGCGAGTGCGCCACCGCGCCCTCCAGACATCCAAGAGCCTCATCCTGTGTGCCACCAGCCCGGCCGTGGAACGCCTGCTCGACCTGACCAGCACCCTTCCACTCTTCACCACCGGAGATGGGGCGGCCGAGCATCTGGCCGCCCCATCCAATCCCGCGTACACCAAGGCGGCAGATCCGGCAGATTCCGCCGTAGATGAAAAGGCGGCCGATACCGCCACAGCCGGACATCACACGCCGCCCTCGGAACAGCCGCCACGGACAGCAGACTCATCCAGCGACAATCAAGCGGCCGAGATCGCCCAGCTGCGCCGGGCACTGCAGACCCACCCAGCGATCGACATAGCCCGCGGCATTCTCATGGCATCGTTCCAACTGACCAGCCAGCAGTCCTGGCAGGTGCTGGTGGCCGCCTCCCAGCACAGCAACATCAAACTGCACCTGATCGCCGACGCACTCCTGCAGGCCGTTGACGGCCAGGCCCTGCCCGAACCCCTCGCCGGCCACTTGGCCGGTGCGGTACAGGCACTACAGGCACACGGCACCCCCGGCACAGTAGAAACCAGCGCACCCAAGGCCCGCTGA
- a CDS encoding helix-turn-helix domain-containing protein, whose translation MDRAPEPHAGWTFLTNHARVLAAIFENRAIRVRDIAVRCQLTERAVQKIIADLEEGGYLTHVRHGRSNVYRIAPGTFLRHPADTGATVADLLSVLANQEATHAAARATESHEGR comes from the coding sequence ATGGATCGAGCTCCGGAACCGCATGCAGGCTGGACGTTCCTGACCAACCACGCCCGGGTGCTGGCTGCGATCTTCGAGAATCGCGCCATCCGCGTCCGTGACATCGCCGTCCGCTGTCAGCTCACTGAACGCGCCGTGCAGAAGATCATCGCCGACCTCGAAGAGGGCGGATACCTCACCCACGTCCGGCACGGTCGGTCGAACGTCTACCGCATCGCGCCCGGCACGTTTCTGCGTCATCCGGCAGATACGGGCGCCACTGTCGCAGACCTGCTGTCAGTCCTGGCCAACCAGGAGGCCACGCACGCAGCTGCCCGCGCCACTGAGTCGCACGAGGGGCGCTGA